One genomic window of Manihot esculenta cultivar AM560-2 chromosome 16, M.esculenta_v8, whole genome shotgun sequence includes the following:
- the LOC110603915 gene encoding uncharacterized protein LOC110603915, whose translation MKAEASQRDPNKYCQYHRTHGHNINNCYQLISEIERLIKRGHLRNFVKKPEGERPRPSPTAQTPRRTGAGPLNDGSSGTINMTVGETGGQMSRRGKKRGRDGESSNVEVMQVVQHSPVTITFSPEDAQGVQMPHDDALVVEAVIHNYRVKKILVDDGSKVNLLPYRVFQQMGIPEE comes from the coding sequence ATGAAAGCAGAAGCAAGCCAGCGAGATCCTAacaaatactgtcagtatcATCGAACACACGGCCACAACATCAATAACTGCTACCAGCTGATCAGTGAGATCGAAAGACTCATAAAAAGGGGACACTTGAGAAACTTTGTGAAAAAACCAGAAGGAGAGAGGCCTCGGCCAAGCCCCACAGCTCAAACACCCAGGAGAACGGGAGCAGGACCGCTGAATGATGGTTCTAGTGGGACCATAAATATGACTGTGGGAGAAACCGGAGGGCAAATGAGTCgaagaggaaagaagagaggCAGAGATGGGGAGAGCAGCAACGTCGAGGTCATGCAGGTAGTTCAGCATTCTCCAGTGACCATCACcttctctccggaggatgcccaaggtgttcagatgcctcatgaCGACGCTCTTGTTGTGGAAGCTGTCATCCACAACTACAGAGTCAAGAAGATtttggtggatgatgggagtaaggtgaatTTGTTGCCGTACAGAGtttttcagcagatgggaatccctgaGGAATAG